A stretch of Panthera tigris isolate Pti1 chromosome E2, P.tigris_Pti1_mat1.1, whole genome shotgun sequence DNA encodes these proteins:
- the SPHK2 gene encoding sphingosine kinase 2 isoform X3, translating to METQRPDQELTWSWGHRPRSALDGAKAMAPPPPPPLAASTPLLHGEFGSFPARSSRFALTLTPQALHIQRLRPKPEARPRGGLVPLAEVSGCCTLRSRSPSDAAAAYFCIYTYPQGRRGGRRRAARTFRVDGAATYEENRAEAQRWATALMCLLRGLPLPGDGEITPELLPKPPRLLLLVNPLGGRGLAWQWCKTHVLPMISEAGLSFNLIQTERQNHARELVQGLRLSEWDGIVTVSGDGLLFEVLNGFLDRPDWEEAVKTPVGILPCGSGNALAGAVNQHGGFEPALGVDLLLNCSLLLCRGGSRPLDLMSVTLASGSRCLSFLSVAWGFVSDVDIQSERFRALGSARFTLGTVLGLATLHTYRGRLSYLPATVEPTSPTPARGLPRAKSELTLAPAPAPAPPVAHSPLHRSVSDLPLPLPLPQPALTSPGSPEPLPILSLNGGGPELAGDWGGAGDAPLSPDPPLPSPPSSPKAALLSPITEGVPETLASSGLPPPTPGSPGAVSTRGPHDHLLPPLGTPLPPGWVTLEGDFVLMLAISPSHLGADLVAAPHARFDDGLVHLCWVRGGISRAALLRLFLAMERGSHFSLGCPQLGYAAARAFRLEPLTPRGVLTVDGEQVEYGPLQAQMHPGLGTLLTGPPGCPRREP from the exons ATGGAAACCCAG agGCCAGACCAGGAGCTGACCTGGAGCTGGGGCCACAGGCCTAGAAGCGCCCTGGACGGGGCCAAGGCCATGGCCCCCCCACCGCCGCCACCATTGGCCGCCAGCACCCCGCTCCTGCATGGCGAGTTTGGCTCCTTCCCGGCCCGCAGCTCCCGCTTCGCCCTCACTCTCACACCACAGGCCCTACACATACAGCGGCTGCGCCCAAAGCCTGAAGCCCGGCCCCGGGGCGGCCTGGTCCCGCTGGCTGAGGTGTCCGGCTGCTGCACCCTGCGGAGCCGCAGCCCCTCGGACGCAGCAGCGGCCTACTTCTGCATCTACACCTATCCGCAGGGCCGGCGCGGGGGCCGGCGCAGAGCCGCCCGCACCTTTCGGGTCGACGGGGCGGCCACCTACGAGGAGAACCGCGCTGAGGCCCAGCGCTGGGCCACTGCCCTCATGTGTCTGCTCCGTGGACTGCCGCTGCCTGGGGACGGGG AAATAACCCCCGAGCTTCTGCCAAAGCCACCCCGATTGCTCCTATTGGTCAATCCCcttggggggcggggcctggcctgGCAGTGGTGTAAGACCCACGTGCTGCCCATGATCTCCGAAGCTGGGCTGTCCTTCAACCTCATCCAGACAG AACGACAGAACCATGCCCGGGAGCTGGTTCAGGGGCTGAGGCTGAGTGAGTGGGACGGCATTGTCACGGTCTCCGGAGACGGGCTGCTGTTTGAG GTGCTGAACGGATTCCTGGACCGCCCTGACTGGGAAGAGGCTGTGAAGACGCCCGTGGGCATCCTCCCCTGTGGCTCAGGCAATGCCTTGGCCGGAGCTGTGAACCAGCATGGGGG GTTTGAACCTGCCCTGGGTGTGGACCTGCTGCTCAATTGCTCGCTGCTACTCTGCCGGGGCGGCAGCCGCCCGCTGGACCTGATGTCTGTGACGCTGGCCTCCGGCTCCCGCTGCTTGTCCTTCCTGTCTGTGGCCTGGGGCTTCGTGTCAGACGTGGATATCCAGAGCGAGCGCTTCAGGGCCCTGGGCAGTGCCCGCTTCACACTGGGCACAGTGCTGGGCCTCGCCACACTGCACACCTACCGAGGACGCCTCTCCTACCTCCCTGCCACCGTGGAGCCCACCTCACCCACCCCTGCCCGTGGCCTGCCCCGTGCCAAGTCAGAGCTGAccctggccccggccccggccccggccccaccTGTGGCACACTCACCCCTGCATCGTTCAGTGTctgacctgcccctgcccctgcccctgccccagcccgcCCTGACCTCCCCTGGCTCGCCTGAACCCCTGCCCATCCTGTCCCTCAATGGCGGAGGCCCAGAGTTGGCCGGGgactggggtggggctggggatgcCCCCCTGTCCCCAGACCCACCACTGCCCTCACCGCCTAGTTCCCCTAAGGCAGCTTTACTGTCACCCATCACCGAGGGGGTCCCAGAAACGTTAGCATCCTCTGggcttccccctcccacccccggctCTCCGGGAGCCGTCTCTACCAGGGGCCCACATGAccacctgctccctcctctgGGCACCCCACTCCCCCCAGGCTGGGTGACGCTGGAGGGGGACTTTGTGCTCATGCTGGCCATCTCACCTAGCCACCTGGGGGCAGACCTGGTGGCAGCTCCCCACGCGCGCTTTGACGACGGCCTGGTGCACCTGTGCTGGGTGCGTGGTGGCATCTCCCGGGCTGCGCTGCTACGCCTCTTTCTGGCCATGGAGCGAGGTAGCCACTTCAGCCTGGGCTGTCCGCAGCTGGGCTACGCCGCGGCCCGTGCCTTCCGCCTCGAGCCTCTCACGCCTCGGGGCGTGCTCACTGTGGACGGAGAGCAGGTGGAGTACGGGCCACTGCAGGCGCAGATGCACCCGGGCCTCGGCACGCTGCTCACTGGGCCTCCCGGCTGCCCGCGTCGGGAGCCTTGA
- the SPHK2 gene encoding sphingosine kinase 2 isoform X2 has protein sequence MNGHLETEEQGDQRPDQELTWSWGHRPRSALDGAKAMAPPPPPPLAASTPLLHGEFGSFPARSSRFALTLTPQALHIQRLRPKPEARPRGGLVPLAEVSGCCTLRSRSPSDAAAAYFCIYTYPQGRRGGRRRAARTFRVDGAATYEENRAEAQRWATALMCLLRGLPLPGDGEITPELLPKPPRLLLLVNPLGGRGLAWQWCKTHVLPMISEAGLSFNLIQTERQNHARELVQGLRLSEWDGIVTVSGDGLLFEVLNGFLDRPDWEEAVKTPVGILPCGSGNALAGAVNQHGGFEPALGVDLLLNCSLLLCRGGSRPLDLMSVTLASGSRCLSFLSVAWGFVSDVDIQSERFRALGSARFTLGTVLGLATLHTYRGRLSYLPATVEPTSPTPARGLPRAKSELTLAPAPAPAPPVAHSPLHRSVSDLPLPLPLPQPALTSPGSPEPLPILSLNGGGPELAGDWGGAGDAPLSPDPPLPSPPSSPKAALLSPITEGVPETLASSGLPPPTPGSPGAVSTRGPHDHLLPPLGTPLPPGWVTLEGDFVLMLAISPSHLGADLVAAPHARFDDGLVHLCWVRGGISRAALLRLFLAMERGSHFSLGCPQLGYAAARAFRLEPLTPRGVLTVDGEQVEYGPLQAQMHPGLGTLLTGPPGCPRREP, from the exons ATGAATGGACACCTCGAAACAGAGGAGCAGGGGGATCAG agGCCAGACCAGGAGCTGACCTGGAGCTGGGGCCACAGGCCTAGAAGCGCCCTGGACGGGGCCAAGGCCATGGCCCCCCCACCGCCGCCACCATTGGCCGCCAGCACCCCGCTCCTGCATGGCGAGTTTGGCTCCTTCCCGGCCCGCAGCTCCCGCTTCGCCCTCACTCTCACACCACAGGCCCTACACATACAGCGGCTGCGCCCAAAGCCTGAAGCCCGGCCCCGGGGCGGCCTGGTCCCGCTGGCTGAGGTGTCCGGCTGCTGCACCCTGCGGAGCCGCAGCCCCTCGGACGCAGCAGCGGCCTACTTCTGCATCTACACCTATCCGCAGGGCCGGCGCGGGGGCCGGCGCAGAGCCGCCCGCACCTTTCGGGTCGACGGGGCGGCCACCTACGAGGAGAACCGCGCTGAGGCCCAGCGCTGGGCCACTGCCCTCATGTGTCTGCTCCGTGGACTGCCGCTGCCTGGGGACGGGG AAATAACCCCCGAGCTTCTGCCAAAGCCACCCCGATTGCTCCTATTGGTCAATCCCcttggggggcggggcctggcctgGCAGTGGTGTAAGACCCACGTGCTGCCCATGATCTCCGAAGCTGGGCTGTCCTTCAACCTCATCCAGACAG AACGACAGAACCATGCCCGGGAGCTGGTTCAGGGGCTGAGGCTGAGTGAGTGGGACGGCATTGTCACGGTCTCCGGAGACGGGCTGCTGTTTGAG GTGCTGAACGGATTCCTGGACCGCCCTGACTGGGAAGAGGCTGTGAAGACGCCCGTGGGCATCCTCCCCTGTGGCTCAGGCAATGCCTTGGCCGGAGCTGTGAACCAGCATGGGGG GTTTGAACCTGCCCTGGGTGTGGACCTGCTGCTCAATTGCTCGCTGCTACTCTGCCGGGGCGGCAGCCGCCCGCTGGACCTGATGTCTGTGACGCTGGCCTCCGGCTCCCGCTGCTTGTCCTTCCTGTCTGTGGCCTGGGGCTTCGTGTCAGACGTGGATATCCAGAGCGAGCGCTTCAGGGCCCTGGGCAGTGCCCGCTTCACACTGGGCACAGTGCTGGGCCTCGCCACACTGCACACCTACCGAGGACGCCTCTCCTACCTCCCTGCCACCGTGGAGCCCACCTCACCCACCCCTGCCCGTGGCCTGCCCCGTGCCAAGTCAGAGCTGAccctggccccggccccggccccggccccaccTGTGGCACACTCACCCCTGCATCGTTCAGTGTctgacctgcccctgcccctgcccctgccccagcccgcCCTGACCTCCCCTGGCTCGCCTGAACCCCTGCCCATCCTGTCCCTCAATGGCGGAGGCCCAGAGTTGGCCGGGgactggggtggggctggggatgcCCCCCTGTCCCCAGACCCACCACTGCCCTCACCGCCTAGTTCCCCTAAGGCAGCTTTACTGTCACCCATCACCGAGGGGGTCCCAGAAACGTTAGCATCCTCTGggcttccccctcccacccccggctCTCCGGGAGCCGTCTCTACCAGGGGCCCACATGAccacctgctccctcctctgGGCACCCCACTCCCCCCAGGCTGGGTGACGCTGGAGGGGGACTTTGTGCTCATGCTGGCCATCTCACCTAGCCACCTGGGGGCAGACCTGGTGGCAGCTCCCCACGCGCGCTTTGACGACGGCCTGGTGCACCTGTGCTGGGTGCGTGGTGGCATCTCCCGGGCTGCGCTGCTACGCCTCTTTCTGGCCATGGAGCGAGGTAGCCACTTCAGCCTGGGCTGTCCGCAGCTGGGCTACGCCGCGGCCCGTGCCTTCCGCCTCGAGCCTCTCACGCCTCGGGGCGTGCTCACTGTGGACGGAGAGCAGGTGGAGTACGGGCCACTGCAGGCGCAGATGCACCCGGGCCTCGGCACGCTGCTCACTGGGCCTCCCGGCTGCCCGCGTCGGGAGCCTTGA
- the SPHK2 gene encoding sphingosine kinase 2 isoform X1 codes for MHTLPPPLGLMGAVGADLRGRPEEDSACEEGAGRPDQELTWSWGHRPRSALDGAKAMAPPPPPPLAASTPLLHGEFGSFPARSSRFALTLTPQALHIQRLRPKPEARPRGGLVPLAEVSGCCTLRSRSPSDAAAAYFCIYTYPQGRRGGRRRAARTFRVDGAATYEENRAEAQRWATALMCLLRGLPLPGDGEITPELLPKPPRLLLLVNPLGGRGLAWQWCKTHVLPMISEAGLSFNLIQTERQNHARELVQGLRLSEWDGIVTVSGDGLLFEVLNGFLDRPDWEEAVKTPVGILPCGSGNALAGAVNQHGGFEPALGVDLLLNCSLLLCRGGSRPLDLMSVTLASGSRCLSFLSVAWGFVSDVDIQSERFRALGSARFTLGTVLGLATLHTYRGRLSYLPATVEPTSPTPARGLPRAKSELTLAPAPAPAPPVAHSPLHRSVSDLPLPLPLPQPALTSPGSPEPLPILSLNGGGPELAGDWGGAGDAPLSPDPPLPSPPSSPKAALLSPITEGVPETLASSGLPPPTPGSPGAVSTRGPHDHLLPPLGTPLPPGWVTLEGDFVLMLAISPSHLGADLVAAPHARFDDGLVHLCWVRGGISRAALLRLFLAMERGSHFSLGCPQLGYAAARAFRLEPLTPRGVLTVDGEQVEYGPLQAQMHPGLGTLLTGPPGCPRREP; via the exons AtgcacaccctccccccacccctgggtctGATGGGGGCGGTTGGTGCTGACTTGAGGGGCCGCCCGGAGGAGGACTCGGCGTGTGAGGAGGGTGCGGGG agGCCAGACCAGGAGCTGACCTGGAGCTGGGGCCACAGGCCTAGAAGCGCCCTGGACGGGGCCAAGGCCATGGCCCCCCCACCGCCGCCACCATTGGCCGCCAGCACCCCGCTCCTGCATGGCGAGTTTGGCTCCTTCCCGGCCCGCAGCTCCCGCTTCGCCCTCACTCTCACACCACAGGCCCTACACATACAGCGGCTGCGCCCAAAGCCTGAAGCCCGGCCCCGGGGCGGCCTGGTCCCGCTGGCTGAGGTGTCCGGCTGCTGCACCCTGCGGAGCCGCAGCCCCTCGGACGCAGCAGCGGCCTACTTCTGCATCTACACCTATCCGCAGGGCCGGCGCGGGGGCCGGCGCAGAGCCGCCCGCACCTTTCGGGTCGACGGGGCGGCCACCTACGAGGAGAACCGCGCTGAGGCCCAGCGCTGGGCCACTGCCCTCATGTGTCTGCTCCGTGGACTGCCGCTGCCTGGGGACGGGG AAATAACCCCCGAGCTTCTGCCAAAGCCACCCCGATTGCTCCTATTGGTCAATCCCcttggggggcggggcctggcctgGCAGTGGTGTAAGACCCACGTGCTGCCCATGATCTCCGAAGCTGGGCTGTCCTTCAACCTCATCCAGACAG AACGACAGAACCATGCCCGGGAGCTGGTTCAGGGGCTGAGGCTGAGTGAGTGGGACGGCATTGTCACGGTCTCCGGAGACGGGCTGCTGTTTGAG GTGCTGAACGGATTCCTGGACCGCCCTGACTGGGAAGAGGCTGTGAAGACGCCCGTGGGCATCCTCCCCTGTGGCTCAGGCAATGCCTTGGCCGGAGCTGTGAACCAGCATGGGGG GTTTGAACCTGCCCTGGGTGTGGACCTGCTGCTCAATTGCTCGCTGCTACTCTGCCGGGGCGGCAGCCGCCCGCTGGACCTGATGTCTGTGACGCTGGCCTCCGGCTCCCGCTGCTTGTCCTTCCTGTCTGTGGCCTGGGGCTTCGTGTCAGACGTGGATATCCAGAGCGAGCGCTTCAGGGCCCTGGGCAGTGCCCGCTTCACACTGGGCACAGTGCTGGGCCTCGCCACACTGCACACCTACCGAGGACGCCTCTCCTACCTCCCTGCCACCGTGGAGCCCACCTCACCCACCCCTGCCCGTGGCCTGCCCCGTGCCAAGTCAGAGCTGAccctggccccggccccggccccggccccaccTGTGGCACACTCACCCCTGCATCGTTCAGTGTctgacctgcccctgcccctgcccctgccccagcccgcCCTGACCTCCCCTGGCTCGCCTGAACCCCTGCCCATCCTGTCCCTCAATGGCGGAGGCCCAGAGTTGGCCGGGgactggggtggggctggggatgcCCCCCTGTCCCCAGACCCACCACTGCCCTCACCGCCTAGTTCCCCTAAGGCAGCTTTACTGTCACCCATCACCGAGGGGGTCCCAGAAACGTTAGCATCCTCTGggcttccccctcccacccccggctCTCCGGGAGCCGTCTCTACCAGGGGCCCACATGAccacctgctccctcctctgGGCACCCCACTCCCCCCAGGCTGGGTGACGCTGGAGGGGGACTTTGTGCTCATGCTGGCCATCTCACCTAGCCACCTGGGGGCAGACCTGGTGGCAGCTCCCCACGCGCGCTTTGACGACGGCCTGGTGCACCTGTGCTGGGTGCGTGGTGGCATCTCCCGGGCTGCGCTGCTACGCCTCTTTCTGGCCATGGAGCGAGGTAGCCACTTCAGCCTGGGCTGTCCGCAGCTGGGCTACGCCGCGGCCCGTGCCTTCCGCCTCGAGCCTCTCACGCCTCGGGGCGTGCTCACTGTGGACGGAGAGCAGGTGGAGTACGGGCCACTGCAGGCGCAGATGCACCCGGGCCTCGGCACGCTGCTCACTGGGCCTCCCGGCTGCCCGCGTCGGGAGCCTTGA
- the SPHK2 gene encoding sphingosine kinase 2 isoform X4, giving the protein MAPPPPPPLAASTPLLHGEFGSFPARSSRFALTLTPQALHIQRLRPKPEARPRGGLVPLAEVSGCCTLRSRSPSDAAAAYFCIYTYPQGRRGGRRRAARTFRVDGAATYEENRAEAQRWATALMCLLRGLPLPGDGEITPELLPKPPRLLLLVNPLGGRGLAWQWCKTHVLPMISEAGLSFNLIQTERQNHARELVQGLRLSEWDGIVTVSGDGLLFEVLNGFLDRPDWEEAVKTPVGILPCGSGNALAGAVNQHGGFEPALGVDLLLNCSLLLCRGGSRPLDLMSVTLASGSRCLSFLSVAWGFVSDVDIQSERFRALGSARFTLGTVLGLATLHTYRGRLSYLPATVEPTSPTPARGLPRAKSELTLAPAPAPAPPVAHSPLHRSVSDLPLPLPLPQPALTSPGSPEPLPILSLNGGGPELAGDWGGAGDAPLSPDPPLPSPPSSPKAALLSPITEGVPETLASSGLPPPTPGSPGAVSTRGPHDHLLPPLGTPLPPGWVTLEGDFVLMLAISPSHLGADLVAAPHARFDDGLVHLCWVRGGISRAALLRLFLAMERGSHFSLGCPQLGYAAARAFRLEPLTPRGVLTVDGEQVEYGPLQAQMHPGLGTLLTGPPGCPRREP; this is encoded by the exons ATGGCCCCCCCACCGCCGCCACCATTGGCCGCCAGCACCCCGCTCCTGCATGGCGAGTTTGGCTCCTTCCCGGCCCGCAGCTCCCGCTTCGCCCTCACTCTCACACCACAGGCCCTACACATACAGCGGCTGCGCCCAAAGCCTGAAGCCCGGCCCCGGGGCGGCCTGGTCCCGCTGGCTGAGGTGTCCGGCTGCTGCACCCTGCGGAGCCGCAGCCCCTCGGACGCAGCAGCGGCCTACTTCTGCATCTACACCTATCCGCAGGGCCGGCGCGGGGGCCGGCGCAGAGCCGCCCGCACCTTTCGGGTCGACGGGGCGGCCACCTACGAGGAGAACCGCGCTGAGGCCCAGCGCTGGGCCACTGCCCTCATGTGTCTGCTCCGTGGACTGCCGCTGCCTGGGGACGGGG AAATAACCCCCGAGCTTCTGCCAAAGCCACCCCGATTGCTCCTATTGGTCAATCCCcttggggggcggggcctggcctgGCAGTGGTGTAAGACCCACGTGCTGCCCATGATCTCCGAAGCTGGGCTGTCCTTCAACCTCATCCAGACAG AACGACAGAACCATGCCCGGGAGCTGGTTCAGGGGCTGAGGCTGAGTGAGTGGGACGGCATTGTCACGGTCTCCGGAGACGGGCTGCTGTTTGAG GTGCTGAACGGATTCCTGGACCGCCCTGACTGGGAAGAGGCTGTGAAGACGCCCGTGGGCATCCTCCCCTGTGGCTCAGGCAATGCCTTGGCCGGAGCTGTGAACCAGCATGGGGG GTTTGAACCTGCCCTGGGTGTGGACCTGCTGCTCAATTGCTCGCTGCTACTCTGCCGGGGCGGCAGCCGCCCGCTGGACCTGATGTCTGTGACGCTGGCCTCCGGCTCCCGCTGCTTGTCCTTCCTGTCTGTGGCCTGGGGCTTCGTGTCAGACGTGGATATCCAGAGCGAGCGCTTCAGGGCCCTGGGCAGTGCCCGCTTCACACTGGGCACAGTGCTGGGCCTCGCCACACTGCACACCTACCGAGGACGCCTCTCCTACCTCCCTGCCACCGTGGAGCCCACCTCACCCACCCCTGCCCGTGGCCTGCCCCGTGCCAAGTCAGAGCTGAccctggccccggccccggccccggccccaccTGTGGCACACTCACCCCTGCATCGTTCAGTGTctgacctgcccctgcccctgcccctgccccagcccgcCCTGACCTCCCCTGGCTCGCCTGAACCCCTGCCCATCCTGTCCCTCAATGGCGGAGGCCCAGAGTTGGCCGGGgactggggtggggctggggatgcCCCCCTGTCCCCAGACCCACCACTGCCCTCACCGCCTAGTTCCCCTAAGGCAGCTTTACTGTCACCCATCACCGAGGGGGTCCCAGAAACGTTAGCATCCTCTGggcttccccctcccacccccggctCTCCGGGAGCCGTCTCTACCAGGGGCCCACATGAccacctgctccctcctctgGGCACCCCACTCCCCCCAGGCTGGGTGACGCTGGAGGGGGACTTTGTGCTCATGCTGGCCATCTCACCTAGCCACCTGGGGGCAGACCTGGTGGCAGCTCCCCACGCGCGCTTTGACGACGGCCTGGTGCACCTGTGCTGGGTGCGTGGTGGCATCTCCCGGGCTGCGCTGCTACGCCTCTTTCTGGCCATGGAGCGAGGTAGCCACTTCAGCCTGGGCTGTCCGCAGCTGGGCTACGCCGCGGCCCGTGCCTTCCGCCTCGAGCCTCTCACGCCTCGGGGCGTGCTCACTGTGGACGGAGAGCAGGTGGAGTACGGGCCACTGCAGGCGCAGATGCACCCGGGCCTCGGCACGCTGCTCACTGGGCCTCCCGGCTGCCCGCGTCGGGAGCCTTGA
- the SPHK2 gene encoding sphingosine kinase 2 isoform X5 produces MISEAGLSFNLIQTERQNHARELVQGLRLSEWDGIVTVSGDGLLFEVLNGFLDRPDWEEAVKTPVGILPCGSGNALAGAVNQHGGFEPALGVDLLLNCSLLLCRGGSRPLDLMSVTLASGSRCLSFLSVAWGFVSDVDIQSERFRALGSARFTLGTVLGLATLHTYRGRLSYLPATVEPTSPTPARGLPRAKSELTLAPAPAPAPPVAHSPLHRSVSDLPLPLPLPQPALTSPGSPEPLPILSLNGGGPELAGDWGGAGDAPLSPDPPLPSPPSSPKAALLSPITEGVPETLASSGLPPPTPGSPGAVSTRGPHDHLLPPLGTPLPPGWVTLEGDFVLMLAISPSHLGADLVAAPHARFDDGLVHLCWVRGGISRAALLRLFLAMERGSHFSLGCPQLGYAAARAFRLEPLTPRGVLTVDGEQVEYGPLQAQMHPGLGTLLTGPPGCPRREP; encoded by the exons ATGATCTCCGAAGCTGGGCTGTCCTTCAACCTCATCCAGACAG AACGACAGAACCATGCCCGGGAGCTGGTTCAGGGGCTGAGGCTGAGTGAGTGGGACGGCATTGTCACGGTCTCCGGAGACGGGCTGCTGTTTGAG GTGCTGAACGGATTCCTGGACCGCCCTGACTGGGAAGAGGCTGTGAAGACGCCCGTGGGCATCCTCCCCTGTGGCTCAGGCAATGCCTTGGCCGGAGCTGTGAACCAGCATGGGGG GTTTGAACCTGCCCTGGGTGTGGACCTGCTGCTCAATTGCTCGCTGCTACTCTGCCGGGGCGGCAGCCGCCCGCTGGACCTGATGTCTGTGACGCTGGCCTCCGGCTCCCGCTGCTTGTCCTTCCTGTCTGTGGCCTGGGGCTTCGTGTCAGACGTGGATATCCAGAGCGAGCGCTTCAGGGCCCTGGGCAGTGCCCGCTTCACACTGGGCACAGTGCTGGGCCTCGCCACACTGCACACCTACCGAGGACGCCTCTCCTACCTCCCTGCCACCGTGGAGCCCACCTCACCCACCCCTGCCCGTGGCCTGCCCCGTGCCAAGTCAGAGCTGAccctggccccggccccggccccggccccaccTGTGGCACACTCACCCCTGCATCGTTCAGTGTctgacctgcccctgcccctgcccctgccccagcccgcCCTGACCTCCCCTGGCTCGCCTGAACCCCTGCCCATCCTGTCCCTCAATGGCGGAGGCCCAGAGTTGGCCGGGgactggggtggggctggggatgcCCCCCTGTCCCCAGACCCACCACTGCCCTCACCGCCTAGTTCCCCTAAGGCAGCTTTACTGTCACCCATCACCGAGGGGGTCCCAGAAACGTTAGCATCCTCTGggcttccccctcccacccccggctCTCCGGGAGCCGTCTCTACCAGGGGCCCACATGAccacctgctccctcctctgGGCACCCCACTCCCCCCAGGCTGGGTGACGCTGGAGGGGGACTTTGTGCTCATGCTGGCCATCTCACCTAGCCACCTGGGGGCAGACCTGGTGGCAGCTCCCCACGCGCGCTTTGACGACGGCCTGGTGCACCTGTGCTGGGTGCGTGGTGGCATCTCCCGGGCTGCGCTGCTACGCCTCTTTCTGGCCATGGAGCGAGGTAGCCACTTCAGCCTGGGCTGTCCGCAGCTGGGCTACGCCGCGGCCCGTGCCTTCCGCCTCGAGCCTCTCACGCCTCGGGGCGTGCTCACTGTGGACGGAGAGCAGGTGGAGTACGGGCCACTGCAGGCGCAGATGCACCCGGGCCTCGGCACGCTGCTCACTGGGCCTCCCGGCTGCCCGCGTCGGGAGCCTTGA